The following nucleotide sequence is from Synechococcus sp. KORDI-52.
GTCGATTTCTCCCGTGAACTGCGCGAGTACCTCAAGTCCAACAAGGCTGAGTTCATCACCGAGATCCAGGAGAAGAAGGTGATGAGCCCTGAGGCGGAGGCGATCCTCAAGGACGCCATCACCGAAGTCGTGTCCACCATGGTCGCTTCCGCGGCCTGACGGAGCTGCCGACATGGCGAATCTCAAGGAAATCCGAGACCGAATTAAGTCGGTTAAAAACACCCGCAAGATCACCGAGGCCATGCGCCTAGTGGCTGCGGCCAAGGTGCGCCGCGCCCAGGAGCAAGTGCTCCGCAGCCGTCCCTTCGCGGATCGTTTGGCGCGGATCCTGGAAAACCTCCAGTCCCGCATGCGTTTCGAAGATGCGGCATCTCCCCTGATGCAGCAGCGCGATGTGGAGACCATCACCCTGGTGGCGGTCACCGGCGATCGCGGCCTGTGTGGTGGCTACAACGCCAACATCATCAAGCGCACGGAACAGCGTTTTGCTGAGCTGAAGGGCAAAGGCTTCGATGTGAAGCTGCTGCTGATCGGCACCAAAGCCATCGGCTACTTCACCCGTCGGGACTACCCGATCCAGGCCACCTTCTCCGGCCTGGAACAGGTGCCCACCGCCGATGAAGCCAACACGATCTCCACAGATCTGCTGGCTGAATTCCTGGCTGAAAGCACCGATCGCGTTGAACTGATCTTCACCAAGTTCATCAACCTGGTGAGCTGCAAGCCTGTTGTTCAGACCCTGCTGCCCTTGGATCCCCAAGACATCGCTGATCCAGAGGATGAGATCTTCCGTCTCACCACCAAGGATGGCCTTCTCACCGTTGAGCCAGGTGCAGGCCCTGCCAACACCGAGCCGAAGATTCCTTCGGACATCGTGTTTGAGCAGACTCCCGAACAGCTGCTGAATGCACTGCTTCCCCTGTATTTGCAGAATCAGATGCTGCGTTCCCTGCAGGAATCGGCAGCCTCCGAGCTGGCCAGCCGGATGACGGCCATGAACAACGCCAGCGACAACGCCAAGGAGTTGGCCAAGACCCTCACCCTTGACTACAACAAGGCCCGTCAGGCTGCGATTACCCAGGAGATCCTGGAAGTTGCAGGTGGTGCTGCCGCTGTTGGCTAACGATTTCGGCTGATCCTTTCGATCGATTGATCCATCCATCGAATGCCGGTCCTTCGGGGCCGGCTTTTTTGTGCCGTGTTAACGGTGAAGCGGAGCGGTTTGAGGGTGTGGGCGTGCTTCAGCTTCATCAGCTCTTCCCCACCGTGGTGGCAACAACGCAACTGCCTCTCGACGCCCTGCAGCAGGCGTCTTGCATGCAGGCTCTGCTGGAGCTTCGCGGCGAGGCCGAGGGCAACCCCAGCGAGGGTTGTGCCTGGACGGGAGATCTGCAAGGGGTGTGGCAGTTGCATCAACAGCAGCCCTTTCAGTCCCTGGCCCAGCTGGTGGCCGATCAGGCCTGGAGCTATCTCG
It contains:
- a CDS encoding F0F1 ATP synthase subunit gamma, with product MANLKEIRDRIKSVKNTRKITEAMRLVAAAKVRRAQEQVLRSRPFADRLARILENLQSRMRFEDAASPLMQQRDVETITLVAVTGDRGLCGGYNANIIKRTEQRFAELKGKGFDVKLLLIGTKAIGYFTRRDYPIQATFSGLEQVPTADEANTISTDLLAEFLAESTDRVELIFTKFINLVSCKPVVQTLLPLDPQDIADPEDEIFRLTTKDGLLTVEPGAGPANTEPKIPSDIVFEQTPEQLLNALLPLYLQNQMLRSLQESAASELASRMTAMNNASDNAKELAKTLTLDYNKARQAAITQEILEVAGGAAAVG